Proteins encoded in a region of the Zea mays cultivar B73 chromosome 4, Zm-B73-REFERENCE-NAM-5.0, whole genome shotgun sequence genome:
- the LOC100273861 gene encoding uncharacterized protein LOC100273861 precursor, with amino-acid sequence MAAALQVFVAVVLMASALVSAEIGKKECTDVNYDCNRFPGSRKCGDSCRDKARAEGSSNYASACEPAVAPFKCCCTVKDPHHPWPPSSSSKTNA; translated from the coding sequence ATGGCTGCCGCCCTTCAAGTGTTCGTCGCTGTCGTCCTGATGGCGTCCGCTCTTGTGTCGGCAGAGATCGGTAAGAAGGAGTGCACCGATGTGAATTACGACTGCAACCGTTTCCCAGGTTCCCGAAAGTGCGGAGACTCGTGCCGGGACAAGGCCCGCGCCGAGGGCAGCAGCAACTACGCGTCAGCATGCGAGCCTGCCGTCGCGCCCTTCAAGTGCTGCTGCACCGTCAAGGACCCACACCACCCCTGGCCTCCAAGCTCCTCCTCCAAGACCAACGCCTAA
- the LOC109945984 gene encoding DEAD-box ATP-dependent RNA helicase 40, with amino-acid sequence MAAQETATVDSSGPRFAPDDPTLPVPWKALIDGATLYYWNPETNVTQYEKPAATAGVPPLAAGPPPSTPAQVPEPAPAAFSQPNVQFGQTGQAGHQERPSQAAYPPQAGQLGQQHTQHPAQQQPFQHQAPFQQVPYQQQQTPMPNQTHQYHSVHPQHMPYPHGPYMQPQQQQQAPPYSYQADQQPQMPQTAYNQAQQPPMPQPSYNQGQNQQPPMPQPSYNQGQSQQPPMPQPSYNQGQVQQPPMPQPSYNQGQQSMMPQSAYNQVQQPQIPQSYNQSQQPPGVRIPQSQGQHPQQSLSFHHPAQASQSPQVSQPQGLKMTSQQGQPQHGLAFIQHGKSPLSHGQQSPLLKDDDGLHEGKRTGFSLPLSQQHGQAPLPNQQLPSSHQHPGALSSQPNIPGVGGPLYPSKHLPGGSFSAETNNMGFMNSPAQMHQGGAGTNYQQKSVSGHAVPNHAGPSPIRPPMGSDMGNSDGHFERDDPHTYGRFDGAKALQQQPKLAALPTSQNPMGMHNGQPYPQPDNFGGYNMAPPHSVPNLHNLGPLPIGTSVRPPSSMLAPPDFPSISSADAYRQHHEVSTMGENVPAPFMTFESTGFPPEILREIHAAGFSNPTPIQAQTWPVALQNRDIVAIAKTGSGKTLGYLIPAFIHLRRCHNNPMLGPTVLVLAPTRELASQIQEEVVKFGQSSRVSCTCLYGGASKGPQLRELERGADIVVATPGRLNDILEMKKISLHQVSLLVLDEADRMLDMGFEPQIRKIVDEIPNTRQTLMYTATWPKEVTKIAGDLLRDPVQVNIGSIDELVANKSITQYVEVVPPMDKQRRLEQILRDQERGSKIIIFCSTKKMCDQLARGIGRNFNALSIHGDKSQAERDNVLNQFRTGRAPILVATDVAARGLDIKDIRVVINYDFPTGIEDYVHRIGRTGRAGATGVSYTFFSEQDWKHAGDLVKLLQGANQHVPPQLRDMAARSASGGPRNQAAGMSRWDGPGGSRFEPGAGGFVGYGGVREGPGGFGGREGPGGFGVRESPAMFGGREGPDGLGGRGGPGGFGLREGSGGHEGPGGFGGREGPGSFGGRKGPGGFVGRDGPGSSGFGGRGERGSGGFGSRGGASPGGFGGRGGRGDSPGFGGRGRGDFSGFGGRGRSDSPSFGGRGRGDFSGGRGGRGRGFGGRGRSDRGPRDRFVSDGRGRYDNRRGFGDKGRDRSYSRSPDRGRSRGYDRRSDGRSISRSRSRSRSWSRSRSRSRSWSRSRSRSSSRSRSRSNSRDHGAAPERRPRARSGFDVLPPAPGAAGPAPAPAPVPGPAAPPVPAIAAQQSLADTSSMSPMSPGGVVQPAAAPLICGGNDNSFGGIPTGQPLQGTDAAFPSFPAGENFPGAAVQQAAPDV; translated from the exons ATGGCGGCTCAGGAGACCGCTACAGTTGATTCTTCAGGCCCTCGGTTTGCTCCGGATGACCCGACGCTTCCTGTGCCCTGGAAAGCGCTGATTGATGGCGCGACGCTGTACTATTGGAACCCAGAGACGAATGTTACCCAGTATGAGAAGCCGGCAGCAACTGCAGGGGTGCCCCCTTTGGCAGCAGGTCCTCCACCGTCGACCCCTGCGCAGGTTCCGGAACCTGCACCTGCAGCTTTTTCACAGCCTAACGTGCAGTTCGGCCAAACTGGCCAAGCAGGGCACCAGGAGCGTCCTAGCCAGGCAGCTTATCCTCCTCAGGCTGGCCAGCTTGGGCAGCAGCACACTCAACATCCAGCTCAGCAGCAACCGTTTCAGCACCAAGCACCGTTTCAGCAAGTGCCATATCAGCAACAGCAGACACCCATGCCAAATCAGACACATCAGTACCACAGCGTGCATCCTCAACACATGCCGTACCCGCATGGTCCTTACATGCAacctcagcagcaacagcaggccCCACCATATTCATACCAGGCAGACCAGCAGCCACAGATGCCACAAACTGCCTATAATCAAGCTCAGCAGCCACCGATGCCGCAACCTTCCTACAATCAAGGTCAGAATCAGCAGCCACCGATGCCGCAACCTTCCTACAATCAAGGTCAGAGTCAGCAGCCACCCATGCCACAACCTTCCTACAATCAAGGTCAAGTCCAGCAGCCACCAATGCCACAACCTTCCTACAATCAAGGTCAGCAATCCATGATGCCGCAGTCTGCCTACAATCAAGTTCAGCAGCCTCAAATTCCTCAGAGTTATAATCAAAGCCAGCAACCGCCGGGAGTTAGGATTCCTCAGAGTCAGGGGCAGCATCCTCAACAATCTTTGAGCTTTCACCACCCTGCCCAAGCTTCGCAGTCGCCACAGGTTTCTCAACCTCAAGGACTTAAAATGACATCTCAACAAGGCCAACCGCAGCATGGATTGGCGTTCATTCAGCATGGAAAATCACCACTGTCACATGGGCAACAAAGTCCATTGTTGAAGGATGATGATGGGCTTCATGAAGGCAAGCGGACTGGATTTTCATTACCACTTAGCCAGCAGCATGGCCAAGCTCCACTTCCAAACCAGCAGTTACCTTCTAGTCATCAACATCCCGGGGCCCTTAGTAGCCAGCCAAATATTCCTGGAGTTGGTGGGCCGTTATATCCTTCCAAGCATCTGCCTGGTGGATCATTCTCTGCTGAGACTAATAACATGGGTTTTATGAACTCACCTGCTCAAATGCATCAAGGTGGAGCAGGTACAAATTACCAGCAAAAGTCAGTTAGTGGTCACGCAGTTCCAAATCATGCTGGTCCATCACCAATTCGACCTCCAATGGGTTCTGATATGGGTAATAGTGATGGACACTTTGAAAGAGATGACCCTCACACTTATGGAAGGTTTGATGGAGCAAAGGCTCTCCAGCAGCAACCAAAGCTTGCTGCTCTCCCAACTTCACAAAATCCCATG GGCATGCATAATGGACAACCTTATCCTCAGCCAGACAATTTTGGTGGTTATAACATGGCACCTCCACATTCAGTACCAAATCTACATAATCTTGGTCCATTGCCTATTGGAACTTCAGTGAGGCCACCATCAAGTATGCTTGCTCCTCCAGATTTTCCAAGCATATCTTCAGCTGATGCATACCGTCAACATCATGAAGTCAGTACCATG GGTGAAAATGTTCCTGCTCCATTTATGACATTTGAGTCCACTGGATTTCCCCCAGAGATTCTAAGAGAG ATCCATGCAGCTGGCTTTTCAAATCCCACTCCAATTCAAGCTCAGACATGGCCTGTTGCACTGCAAAACCGGGACATAGTAGCTATTGCCAAGACAGGGTCTGGAAAGACACTAGGGTACCTAATTCCTGCTTTTATACATCTAAGGAGATGCCACAATAATCCGATGTTGGGTCCAACAGTATTGGTTTTGGCCCCTACTCGTGAGCTTGCTTCACAAATACAAGAGGAAGTAGTTAAGTTTGGtcaatcatcaagagtttcctgcACA TGCCTATATGGTGGAGCTTCAAAGGGCCCTCAGCTAAGAGAACTTGAGCGTGGAGCAGATATTGTGGTAGCAACACCAGGGCGTCTTAATGATATCCTGGAGATGAAGAAGATTAGCCTCCATCAGGTTTCATTACTTGTGCTTGATGAAGCAGACCGTATGCTTGACATGGGGTTTGAGCCACAAATACGGAAAATCGTGGATGAAATTCCTAATACTAGACAAACTCTAATGTACACTGCCACTTGGCCGAAGGAGGTTACAAAAATAGCTGGGGATTTACTGAGAGATCCTGTCCAGGTTAACATTGGAAGCATCGACGAACTTGTTGCGAACAAATCCATCACTCAG TATGTAGAGGTGGTTCCGCCTATGGACAAGCAGCGGCGCCTAGAGCAGATTCTTAGAGATCAAGAAAGGGGCTCAAAAATCATCATATTTTGCTCAACTAAGAAAATGTGCGACCAGCTTGCTCGTGGCATTGGTCGCAATTTTAATGCTTTAAGCATCCATGGTGATAAATCACAGGCCGAAAGAGATAATGTTCTTAATCAGTTTCGAACAGGCAGGGCTCCAATATTAGTAGCCACAGATGTTGCTGCTCGTGGACTTGATATCAAAGATATCAG AGTGGTAATTAATTATGACTTCCCAACTGGGATAGAGGACTATGTGCATCGCATAGGGCGTACAGGAAGAGCTGGCGCTACTGGAGTCTCGTACACCTTTTTCTCTGAACAAGATTGGAAACATGCTGGTGATTTGGTGAAACTCTTGCAAGGTGCCAACCAGCATGTCCCTCCACAGCTGCGTGACATGGCTGCACGCAGTGCTTCTGGAGGTCCAAGAAACCAGGCTGCTGGGATGAGTCGCTGGGATGGGCCTGGTGGTAGTCGTTTTGAACCTGGTGCTGGTGGCTTTGTTGGTTATGGTGGTGTTAGGGAGGGTCCTGGAGGTTTTGGTGGTCGTGAGGGCCCAGGTGGATTTGGTGTCCGCGAAAGCCCAGCCATGTTTGGTGGTCGGGAAGGCCCTGATGGCTTGGGTGGCCGGGGTGGCCCCGGTGGCTTTGGTCTCCGGGAAGGCTCTGGTGGCCATGAGGGCCCTGGTGGCTTTGGTGGCCGGGAGGGTCCTGGTAGTTTTGGGGGCAGAAAGGGCCCAGGTGGCTTTGTTGGACGGGATGGCCCCgggtcaagtggttttggtggtaGAGGGGAGCGTGGATCTGGTGGTTTTGGAAGTAGAGGCGGAGCAAGCCCTGGGGGCTTTGGTGGACGAGGTGGCAGGGGCGATTCTCCTGGTTTTGGTGGGCGTGGCAGGGGTGATTTTTCTGGTTTTGGTGGGCGTGGTAGGAGTGATTCTCCCAGTTTTGGTGGACGAGGCAGGGGAGATTTTTCTGGTGGGCGCGGTGGCAGGGGGCGTGGATTTGGTGGCAGGGGACGTTCTGACCGAGGCCCACGTGATCGTTTTGTCTCAGATGGACGGGGGCGATATGATAACCGTCGAGGATTTGGAGACAAGGGTAGGGATCGTAGCTACAGCCGCAGCCCAGACAGAGGCCGGTCACGGGGTTATGACAGAAGAAGTGATGGCAGGAGCATTAGTAGGAGCAGGAGTCGCAGCAGGAGCTGGTCACGCAGCAGAAGCCGCAGCAGGAGCTGGAGCCGTAGTCGGAGCCGAAGCAGTAGCCGGAGTCGCAGCAGAAGCAATAGCCGTGACCATGGTGCAGCACCAGAGCGCAGGCCTCGGGCAAGATCTGGTTTTGATGTGCTGCCTCCTGCACCTGGAGCTGCTGGACCTGCACCTGCCCCTGCCCCCGTACCTGGACCAGCAGCACCACCTGTTCCTGCTATCGCAGCTCAACAATCACTGGCCGATACATCTTCAATGTCACCAATGTCTCCTGGTGGCGTAGTCCAGCCAGCTGCTGCACCGTTGATATGCGGCGGGAATGACAACAGCTTTGGCGGCATACCAACTGGCCAACCTTTGCAGGGGACTGATGCTGCATTCCCCAGTTTTCCTGCAGGCGAAAATTTTCCAGGCGCAGCAGTTCAACAGGCCGCTCCTGATGTATAA
- the LOC103652684 gene encoding wall-associated receptor kinase 3, with the protein MDLKTMPQWMRLLVPLVTVPFHMVVLLLAAAVVANSMPPPSSAPRSGCPSTCGEVNITYPFGIGDDCAWPGGSDNFTVTCDHSYSPPRPYLSVYDNHHLYEIINISVETGEVRIFSGFASICFASSNTTDEMRGWYLNYSGSPFLVSPTGNQFTAIGGNTLAFMEGREDLTYYTGCVTSSITLDAAAGDGDDCTGLGCCQTRVAGNLSYVHIYWKNNLVQTPINNAWSYSPCGYAFLAEKGWYRFSRRDLLRNGTDTFASRVGKRSIPVVLDWAIRNGSCQSASSACASSNSYCVNATQGPGYLCKCSQGYAGNPYATGPDDGCTNIDECARPTDFPCNGECKDTQGSYECSCRAGYESDGDPKEKPCRPKLSTSAKLIIGITVGASVLFFIILGTGVCYMLKRIELEAIERKNGSEKLKNVRTLQIFRKEELDKITMNNSVPLGKGGFGEVHKGVLPDKTEVAVKASIEVTKGTLDKFVEEVEIQSGMMHKNILKLLGCCLRVDVPLLVYEYAAKGSLKDLLHGKNDDGQPREPLTLRSRLDIAIGCAQGLAYMHSYTENGIQHADVKPDNILLDGGLVPKISDFGLSKVSVVGKDYTKNVVGCLPYMDPVYKETGRLTPKSDVYSFGIVLLELISRRPAVDGSESSIVRQFKSVYEQADDNNTGKELFDKDIAAEEDIPMLDEIAKLAMRCLKDNVNERPAMVSVASALVILKDSWEETGQGFSSPPPPPPPIK; encoded by the exons ATGGACCTGAAGACCATGCCACAATGGATGCGGCTTCTGGTACCACTGGTCACGGTACCTTTCCACATGGTGGTACTGTTGCTGGCGGCCGCCGTCGTTGCCAACAGCATGCCGCCACCGAGCTCGGCTCCACGTTCCGGCTGCCCTAGCACGTGTGGCGAGGTGAACATCACCTACCCGTTTGGCATCGGCGACGACTGTGCCTGGCCAGGCGGCAGTGACAACTTCACCGTCACTTGCGACCATAGCTACAGCCCCCCAAGACCATACCTTTCGGTTTACGACAACCACCATCTGTACGAGATCATCAACATCTCAGTGGAGACGGGAGAGGTGCGGATTTTCTCGGGGTTCGCGTCCATCTGCTTCGCCTCGTCCAACACCACCGACGAAATGAGAGGCTGGTACCTCAACTACAGCGGGTCGCCGTTCCTCGTCTCGCCGACGGGCAACCAGTTCACGGCCATCGGAGGCAACACGCTGGCGTTCATGGAAGGCAGGGAGGACCTGACCTACTACACCGGCTGCGTCACCTCCAGCATCACCCTGGACGCCGCCGCTGGAGACGGCGACGACTGCACCGGGCTCGGCTGCTGCCAGACCAGGGTGGCGGGAAACCTTAGCTACGTCCACATCTACTGGAAGAACAATCTAGTCCAAACCCCCATAAACAACGCGTGGAGCTACAGCCCCTGTGGGTATGCCTTCTTGGCTGAGAAAGGATG GTACAGATTCAGCCGGCGAGATCTTCTTCGCAACGGCACAGACACATTCGCTAGCAGGGTCGGGAAGCGTTCTATCCCAGTCGTGCTGGACTGGGCCATCAGGAACGGTTCTTGTCAGTCGGCATCATCAGCATGTGCCAGTTCCAACAGCTACTGTGTCAACGCCACACAAGGGCCTGGGTACCTGTGCAAATGCTCCCAAGGATACGCGGGCAATCCCTACGCCACCGGCCCTGACGACGGCTGCACAA ATATAGATGAGTGTGCGCGGCCGACTGATTTCCCATGCAATGGCGAGTGCAAGGACACCCAAGGATCCTACGAATGCAGCTGTCGTGCTGGCTATGAGAGTGATGGTGATCCAAAGGAAAAGCCGTGCCGTCCAAAACTTTCTACTTCAGCGAAGCTTATCATAG GAATCACTGTTGGTGCTTCCGTATTGTTTTTCATTATCCTTGGGACTGGGGTATGCTATATGCTGAAGCGGATAGAACTGGAAGCGATCGAAAGGAAGAATGGAAGCGAGAAGCTTAAAAACGTGAGGACTCTACAAATATTCAGAAAAGAGGAACTCGACAAAATAACCATGAACAACTCGGTGCCTCTTGGCAAGGGAGGATTTGGCGAGGTTCACAAAGGAGTTTTACCCGACAAGACCGAGGTGGCTGTCAAGGCCTCGATCGAGGTGACTAAAGGTacgctggacaagtttgtggaggAAGTAGAGATCCAGTCAGGGATGATGCACAAGAACATCCTCAAGCTCCTGGGCTGCTGCCTGCGGGTCGATGTCCCACTGCTGGTGTACGAGTACGCTGCCAAAGGGAGTCTCAAGGACCTTCTCCATGGAAAAAACGACGATGGCCAGCCGCGTGAGCCTCTGACGCTTAGGTCACGCCTAGACATCGCCATTGGGTGTGCCCAGGGCTTGGCTTACATGCATTCGTACACAGAAAATGGCATACAGCATGCAGATGTGAAGCCAGACAACATACTCCTGGATGGCGGGTTGGTCCCGAAGATCTCCGACTTTGGGCTGTCCAAGGTTTCTGTGGTGGGCAAGGACTATACCAAGAATGTGGTAGGGTGTTTGCCTTACATGGATCCGGTGTACAAGGAAACAGGGAGGTTAACTCCGAAGAGCGACGTCTATAGCTTCGGGATTGTTCTCTTGGAGCTGATCTCTAGAAGGCCCGCTGTAGATGGTAGTGAAAGCAGCATCGTCAGGCAGTTTAAGAGTGTTTATGAACAAGCAGATGATAATAACACTGGGAAGGAGTTGTTTGACAAGGATATTGCTGCTGAAGAAGATATACCTATGCTTGATGAAATTGCCAAACTAGCCATGAGGTGTTTGAAGGACAATGTTAATGAAAGACCGGCTATGGTGAGTGTAGCGAGTGCGCTTGTGATATTGAAAGATTCTTGGGAAGAAACAGGACAAGGGTTctcttctcctcctcctcctcctcctccaatcAAGTAG